Proteins found in one Mesorhizobium sp. CAU 1732 genomic segment:
- the addA gene encoding double-strand break repair helicase AddA, with product MSRILHVPQDTIDAQAKASQPRISAWVSANAGSGKTHVLAQRVIRLLLDGADPSRILCLTYTRAAAANMANRVFANLSRWATLADTELSAEIATLTGHAPDASRIARARQLFARALETPGGLKIQTIHAFCEAVLHQFPLEANIAGHFEMLDSQMEAALVAEARREMITAAGSDHPGLGEAFAAVLQIGGEMGLDALLGAIVSQRDALRRFIAQIGEGDPRFVPLFEEFGFSGSETPDALAGDIWPDSYFDMNLARAIDARAHAAGKATAAGFAANLSAACALEAPSDRLWALRGAFLTRKEGVWAARSTKSIMAKGVGEHFPEFAEEFARFAGAIDVACDRVALFTMLDGTRAALVIADWLIAAYERLKSARGFLDFNDLITRTAALLSRRDAGAWVQYKLDKGIDHILLDEAQDTGPDQWAVVKALASEFFAGQGAREVQRTVFAVGDEKQSIYSFQGADPESFAIGGREFRDRVVEADGRFEHVRLTRSFRSTWDVLSAVDLVFAREENRDGLTRDPEPIEHLAIRENAPGHVEVWPSLGPVDVEEPDDWTEAIDHASAPAVRLARQIADTVEHWLKTANVIEGTGRRLSAGDVMVLVRKRDRFIHALGRELKDRGIPVAGADRLMLTGHIAVQDLMAIARIALQPDDDLSLAALLKSPIFGFDEDALYRLAADRPKGRSLLASLRLAADHDARARSVADLLAKWRREAGFHPPFEFFGNILGRDRMRSRFIARLGPEAGDVVDEFLNFCLAAERTGVTELEALIALLDGGGPEIKREMDQTRGEVRIMTAHAAKGLEAPVVFLVDSGSAAFSDSHLPRLMPFDAPRKGWHGRGFLWRAASDTNNAFSRELTGLARAKAEQEYRRLLYVGMTRAEDRLIVCGYHGKRGQADGSWHTMVGGALAASEHTQQRQHEATGETVLRYAVTPSQRVEAEAETKTVADAAAPVPASLWEKLPAAPPLPRPLSPSGTSAIIEPEPELSPTQRSPVLDAELAPSIAMERGTAAHRLLQVLPALPVADREAAAQRYLSRIGRMWTEGDRTWLWQAVDRILSHGDFADIFTEGSRAEVAVMGRLTVAGTERAVSGKIDRLVVTDSEILIVDYKTNRPPPSRIADLPPSHVAQMALYRDLLRPIYPGRTVRAALVYTESPVLLALADDVMDAALARLRPA from the coding sequence ATGAGCCGCATCCTCCACGTGCCGCAGGATACGATCGACGCGCAGGCAAAGGCGTCGCAGCCACGCATCTCGGCATGGGTGTCGGCCAATGCCGGCTCGGGCAAGACGCATGTCCTGGCGCAGCGGGTGATCCGGCTGCTGCTCGATGGCGCCGATCCCTCGCGCATCCTGTGCCTGACCTATACGCGCGCTGCCGCCGCCAATATGGCGAACCGCGTCTTCGCGAACCTGTCGCGCTGGGCGACGCTTGCCGATACCGAACTCTCGGCCGAAATCGCGACGCTCACCGGCCACGCACCCGATGCGTCGCGCATCGCACGCGCCCGCCAGCTCTTCGCCCGCGCGCTGGAGACGCCGGGTGGCCTCAAGATCCAGACGATCCATGCGTTCTGCGAAGCGGTGCTGCACCAGTTTCCGCTCGAGGCCAACATCGCCGGCCATTTCGAGATGCTGGACAGCCAGATGGAGGCGGCACTCGTGGCCGAGGCGCGCCGCGAGATGATCACGGCCGCAGGCTCGGACCATCCGGGCCTCGGCGAAGCGTTTGCCGCCGTTCTGCAGATTGGCGGCGAGATGGGCCTCGACGCGCTTCTGGGCGCGATCGTCTCGCAACGCGATGCGCTGCGGCGCTTCATCGCGCAGATCGGCGAAGGCGATCCTCGCTTCGTCCCGCTGTTCGAGGAATTTGGCTTTTCCGGTTCTGAAACGCCCGACGCGTTGGCTGGCGACATCTGGCCGGACAGCTATTTCGACATGAACCTCGCCCGTGCGATCGATGCGCGGGCCCATGCGGCGGGCAAGGCGACCGCGGCAGGGTTCGCGGCGAACCTCTCGGCCGCCTGTGCGCTGGAAGCGCCGAGCGACCGCCTGTGGGCGCTGCGCGGTGCTTTCCTGACCAGGAAGGAGGGCGTTTGGGCTGCGAGATCGACCAAGTCGATCATGGCGAAGGGTGTCGGCGAGCATTTCCCGGAATTCGCCGAGGAATTCGCGCGCTTCGCCGGCGCGATCGACGTGGCCTGTGATCGCGTTGCGCTGTTCACGATGCTCGACGGGACGCGTGCGGCCCTGGTGATCGCAGACTGGCTGATCGCCGCCTATGAGCGGCTCAAAAGCGCGCGCGGCTTCCTCGACTTCAACGACCTGATCACACGCACGGCGGCATTGCTCTCGCGGCGCGATGCCGGCGCGTGGGTCCAGTACAAGCTGGACAAGGGCATCGATCACATCCTGCTCGACGAGGCGCAGGATACCGGTCCCGACCAATGGGCCGTCGTGAAGGCGCTCGCCTCGGAGTTCTTCGCCGGCCAGGGCGCGCGCGAGGTCCAACGGACGGTTTTCGCCGTTGGCGACGAGAAGCAGTCGATCTATTCCTTCCAGGGCGCGGATCCTGAATCCTTCGCCATCGGCGGCCGCGAATTCCGTGATCGCGTGGTGGAAGCCGATGGGCGCTTCGAGCATGTGCGGCTGACGCGCTCGTTTCGCTCGACATGGGACGTGCTTTCAGCCGTCGATCTCGTTTTTGCCCGAGAGGAGAATCGCGACGGGCTGACGCGTGACCCGGAGCCGATCGAGCATCTGGCGATCCGCGAGAACGCACCCGGCCATGTCGAGGTTTGGCCTTCGCTGGGGCCCGTCGACGTCGAGGAACCCGACGACTGGACCGAGGCGATCGATCACGCGTCCGCGCCCGCCGTCAGGCTCGCGCGCCAGATCGCCGACACGGTGGAGCATTGGCTGAAGACCGCCAACGTGATCGAGGGCACCGGCCGTCGCCTGAGCGCCGGTGACGTGATGGTTCTGGTTCGGAAACGCGACCGCTTCATCCACGCGCTCGGGCGCGAATTGAAGGATCGCGGCATTCCGGTCGCCGGCGCGGATCGGCTCATGCTGACCGGCCATATCGCGGTGCAGGACCTGATGGCGATCGCGCGCATCGCGCTCCAGCCCGACGACGACCTCTCTCTGGCCGCTTTGCTCAAGAGCCCGATCTTCGGCTTCGACGAAGACGCGCTCTATCGCTTAGCTGCGGATCGGCCGAAAGGCCGTTCGCTTCTGGCATCGTTGCGTCTGGCCGCCGATCACGACGCGCGCGCGCGTTCCGTGGCTGACTTGCTGGCAAAATGGCGGCGCGAAGCAGGCTTCCACCCGCCATTCGAGTTCTTTGGCAACATTCTGGGCCGAGATCGCATGCGCTCCCGCTTCATCGCGCGGCTGGGCCCCGAAGCGGGCGACGTCGTGGACGAGTTCCTGAACTTCTGTCTCGCCGCCGAGCGCACGGGCGTCACCGAACTCGAGGCGTTGATCGCCCTGCTCGATGGCGGCGGCCCCGAGATCAAGCGCGAGATGGACCAGACGCGCGGCGAAGTCCGCATCATGACGGCCCACGCCGCAAAGGGGCTCGAAGCGCCGGTCGTGTTCCTCGTCGACAGCGGCAGCGCGGCGTTCTCCGACAGCCATCTTCCGCGCCTGATGCCCTTCGACGCTCCGCGGAAAGGTTGGCACGGGCGCGGCTTCCTGTGGCGTGCCGCCTCCGACACGAACAACGCGTTCTCGCGGGAGTTGACGGGGCTTGCCCGCGCCAAGGCGGAGCAGGAATACAGGCGGCTCCTCTATGTCGGAATGACACGGGCCGAGGACAGGCTGATCGTCTGCGGCTACCACGGCAAGCGCGGCCAGGCCGACGGAAGCTGGCACACGATGGTTGGTGGCGCGCTTGCCGCCTCCGAGCATACGCAACAGCGTCAGCATGAGGCGACCGGCGAGACGGTCCTTCGTTACGCGGTGACGCCATCGCAGCGCGTGGAGGCGGAAGCCGAGACGAAGACGGTGGCGGACGCTGCGGCCCCGGTTCCAGCGTCGCTCTGGGAGAAGCTCCCCGCCGCGCCTCCCTTGCCGCGCCCGCTGTCACCCTCGGGCACGTCCGCGATCATCGAGCCGGAACCCGAACTGTCGCCGACACAGCGTTCCCCGGTGCTCGACGCGGAACTGGCGCCCTCCATTGCGATGGAACGCGGGACGGCGGCGCACCGGCTGCTGCAGGTTCTGCCCGCGCTGCCCGTTGCCGACCGCGAGGCCGCCGCACAGCGTTATCTGTCGCGTATCGGCAGGATGTGGACGGAAGGCGATCGCACCTGGCTGTGGCAGGCCGTCGACCGCATCCTCTCGCATGGCGATTTCGCCGACATCTTCACTGAAGGGTCGCGTGCGGAGGTGGCCGTGATGGGCCGCCTCACCGTTGCGGGAACTGAGCGCGCCGTCTCCGGCAAGATCGACCGCCTGGTCGTCACCGACAGCGAAATACTGATCGTCGACTACAAGACCAACCGCCCGCCGCCGTCCCGTATCGCCGACCTACCGCCCTCCCACGTCGCGCAGATGGCGCTCTATCGCGACCTGTTGCGGCCGATCTATCCTGGACGAACAGTCCGTGCGGCACTGGTCTATACCGAAAGCCCGGTGCTTCTGGCCCTTGCCGATGACGTGATGGATGCCGCCCTTGCCCGACTCAGGCCGGCGTGA
- the trxA gene encoding thioredoxin, producing the protein MATVTIDKNNFESDVLQSAEPVVVDFWAEWCGPCKMIAPALEEIAGELDGKVKIAKINIDENPELAAQFGVRSIPTLMIFKGGEVADMKVGAAPKTALSAWIGGNVA; encoded by the coding sequence ATGGCCACCGTCACCATCGACAAGAACAATTTTGAGTCCGACGTCCTGCAGTCGGCGGAACCCGTCGTCGTGGATTTCTGGGCAGAGTGGTGCGGTCCCTGCAAGATGATCGCGCCCGCTCTCGAGGAAATCGCGGGCGAACTCGACGGCAAGGTGAAGATCGCCAAGATCAACATCGATGAAAACCCGGAACTGGCCGCTCAGTTCGGCGTCCGCTCGATCCCGACCCTGATGATCTTCAAGGGCGGCGAAGTGGCCGACATGAAGGTCGGCGCTGCACCGAAGACCGCGCTGTCGGCCTGGATCGGCGGCAACGTCGCCTGA
- a CDS encoding folylpolyglutamate synthase/dihydrofolate synthase family protein, producing the protein MTTELHAADREIERLMALHPKGFDLSLERITRLLERLGNPHERMPPVIHIAGTNGKGSTAAFSRALLEASGLTCHVHTSPHLVNWHERYRIGAAGGGRLVEDAVLADAIARVAEANRGEMITVFEILTAVMFVLFSEHPADAAIVEVGLGGRFDATNVIAKPATTIIMPISLDHEAYLGDRVELIAIEKAGIIKPGVPVIVGAQEYDAARDVLVETAERLGAPALIYGQDFLAFEENRRMVYQDDDGLFDLTPPRLPGRHQYANAAAAIAGVKAAGFRVTNRIADIAMNRVAWAGRMQKLTEGTLVDLAPKGSDIWIDGGHNPDAGAVVAEALAEQEDKRPLPLVLISGMINTKDQTGYFHNFHGMARHVFTVPVNESDAGVPNDELAAKATAAGLNAEPVASVENALMLLRDAWDDPDHPPRILICGSLYLIGEVLAKNGTPPT; encoded by the coding sequence ATGACCACCGAACTTCACGCCGCCGACCGCGAAATCGAACGGCTGATGGCCCTCCACCCGAAAGGGTTCGACCTGTCGCTGGAGCGCATCACGCGCTTGCTGGAGCGGCTCGGCAATCCGCACGAGCGGATGCCGCCGGTCATCCATATCGCCGGAACCAACGGCAAAGGCTCGACAGCCGCGTTCTCGCGCGCGTTGCTCGAAGCGTCGGGGCTGACCTGCCACGTCCACACCTCGCCGCACCTCGTCAACTGGCACGAACGCTACCGCATCGGAGCGGCAGGCGGCGGCAGGCTGGTCGAGGACGCGGTGCTGGCCGACGCGATCGCGCGGGTGGCCGAAGCCAATCGCGGCGAGATGATCACCGTCTTCGAAATCCTGACCGCGGTCATGTTCGTGCTGTTCTCGGAACACCCCGCCGACGCCGCGATCGTCGAGGTCGGCCTGGGCGGGCGGTTCGATGCGACCAACGTCATCGCCAAGCCCGCCACGACCATCATCATGCCGATCTCTCTCGACCACGAAGCCTATCTCGGCGACCGCGTCGAGCTCATCGCGATCGAGAAGGCCGGCATCATCAAGCCCGGCGTGCCCGTCATCGTGGGCGCGCAGGAGTATGACGCCGCACGCGACGTGCTGGTGGAGACGGCCGAGAGGCTGGGTGCGCCCGCGCTGATCTACGGGCAGGATTTCCTCGCCTTCGAGGAGAACCGCCGCATGGTCTATCAGGACGATGACGGGCTCTTCGACCTGACGCCGCCGCGCCTGCCCGGCCGTCACCAATATGCCAATGCGGCAGCCGCTATCGCCGGCGTGAAGGCGGCCGGGTTCCGCGTCACGAACCGCATCGCCGATATCGCCATGAACCGCGTCGCGTGGGCGGGGCGCATGCAGAAGCTCACCGAGGGCACGCTTGTCGATCTGGCACCGAAGGGGTCGGATATCTGGATCGACGGCGGTCACAACCCGGATGCCGGCGCGGTCGTCGCGGAGGCGCTGGCCGAGCAGGAGGACAAGCGGCCGCTACCGCTGGTGCTGATCTCGGGCATGATCAACACCAAGGACCAGACCGGCTACTTCCACAATTTCCATGGCATGGCGCGGCATGTCTTCACCGTGCCGGTCAACGAAAGCGATGCCGGCGTGCCGAATGACGAACTCGCTGCAAAGGCGACGGCTGCTGGGCTCAACGCCGAGCCCGTCGCCTCCGTGGAGAATGCGCTGATGCTGCTGCGCGACGCATGGGACGATCCGGACCATCCGCCGCGCATTCTCATCTGCGGCTCGCTCTATCTCATCGGCGAGGTTCTGGCGAAAAACGGCACCCCGCCAACGTGA
- the accD gene encoding acetyl-CoA carboxylase, carboxyltransferase subunit beta: MNWITNFVRPKINSMLGRRDMPDNLWIKDPETGEMVFHKDLEQNQFVIPSSGYHMKITAKERLKAFLDDGAYSLLENPKVALDPLKFRDEKRYTDRLRDYKAKTGLEDAVVSATGSIEGLPIVVTVQDFSFMGGSLGMAAGEAIIKAFETAIEQKKPLVLFSASGGARMQEGILSLMQLARTTVGVDRLKEAGLPYIVVLTNPTTGGVTASYAMLGDIHIAEPGAVIGFAGARVIEQTIREKLPEGFQRSEYLMEHGMVDMVVSRLDMKATVSRLLKILLKEKATEEPLADILPPVPAVTEARAEA; the protein is encoded by the coding sequence ATGAACTGGATCACCAATTTCGTCCGCCCCAAGATCAATTCGATGCTTGGCCGGCGCGACATGCCCGACAATCTCTGGATCAAGGATCCCGAGACCGGCGAAATGGTCTTTCACAAGGATCTCGAACAGAACCAGTTCGTGATCCCCTCGTCGGGCTACCACATGAAGATCACGGCCAAGGAGCGCCTCAAGGCATTCCTGGACGACGGCGCCTATTCGTTGCTCGAGAATCCCAAGGTCGCGCTCGATCCGCTCAAATTCCGCGACGAGAAGCGCTATACGGACCGTCTGCGCGACTACAAGGCCAAGACCGGTCTCGAAGACGCCGTCGTGTCGGCAACCGGCTCGATCGAAGGCCTGCCGATCGTCGTGACGGTGCAGGATTTCTCCTTCATGGGCGGGTCGCTCGGCATGGCTGCCGGCGAGGCGATCATCAAGGCGTTCGAAACCGCGATCGAACAGAAAAAGCCGCTGGTGCTCTTTTCCGCCTCGGGCGGGGCGCGCATGCAGGAAGGCATCCTGTCGCTCATGCAGCTCGCGCGCACCACGGTCGGGGTCGATCGTCTCAAGGAGGCAGGCCTTCCCTACATCGTCGTCCTGACCAATCCGACGACCGGCGGCGTCACCGCCTCCTATGCGATGCTGGGCGATATCCATATCGCCGAGCCGGGCGCGGTGATCGGCTTCGCGGGCGCACGCGTCATCGAACAGACGATCCGCGAGAAGCTGCCCGAAGGCTTCCAGCGCTCCGAATATCTGATGGAGCACGGCATGGTGGACATGGTCGTCTCGCGTCTCGATATGAAAGCCACGGTGTCGCGCCTGCTCAAGATCCTGCTCAAGGAAAAGGCGACCGAAGAGCCGCTCGCCGACATCCTCCCGCCGGTTCCCGCCGTGACCGAGGCGCGCGCCGAAGCCTAG
- the trpA gene encoding tryptophan synthase subunit alpha has protein sequence MNTRIDRRMAKLKAEGRPALVTYFMGGDPSYDESLKIMKALPKAGADVIELGMPFSDPMADGPAIQAAGLRALKGGQTLPKTLAMAADFRKADDETPIVLMGYYNPIYIYGVERFLADAKASGIDGLIVVDLPPEMDEELCLPALHAGINFIRLATPTTDDKRLPKVLSNTSGFVYYVSMTGITGSALPDTSKVGAAVARIKAHTDLPVCVGFGVKTAEQARAIGASADGVVVGTAIVNAVANVIDANGKLTADPAEAVATLVDGLAHGVRRARLAPAE, from the coding sequence ATGAACACCCGTATCGACCGCCGCATGGCGAAGCTCAAGGCCGAAGGGCGCCCGGCGCTCGTGACCTATTTCATGGGCGGTGATCCGAGCTACGACGAGTCGCTCAAGATCATGAAGGCGCTGCCAAAGGCCGGCGCCGACGTGATCGAGCTCGGCATGCCGTTCTCCGATCCGATGGCAGACGGCCCCGCGATTCAGGCGGCCGGGCTGCGTGCGCTCAAGGGCGGCCAGACACTTCCCAAGACGCTCGCAATGGCCGCCGATTTCCGCAAGGCGGACGACGAGACGCCGATCGTCCTGATGGGCTACTACAACCCGATCTACATCTACGGGGTCGAGCGGTTCCTGGCTGACGCCAAGGCGTCCGGCATCGACGGGCTGATCGTCGTCGACCTGCCGCCCGAGATGGACGAGGAGCTGTGCCTGCCAGCACTTCACGCCGGCATCAACTTCATCCGCCTCGCGACGCCAACGACCGACGACAAGCGCCTGCCCAAGGTGCTCTCGAACACGTCGGGCTTCGTCTACTACGTCTCCATGACCGGCATCACAGGCTCGGCGCTTCCCGATACATCGAAGGTCGGCGCAGCGGTTGCCCGCATCAAGGCGCACACCGACCTGCCCGTCTGCGTCGGTTTCGGCGTCAAGACCGCCGAGCAGGCGCGCGCCATCGGCGCGTCGGCTGACGGCGTCGTCGTCGGCACGGCGATCGTCAACGCCGTCGCGAACGTTATCGACGCCAACGGCAAGCTCACCGCCGATCCGGCCGAAGCCGTCGCAACGCTGGTTGACGGTCTCGCCCACGGCGTGCGCCGGGCCCGCCTTGCTCCTGCCGAATAG
- the trpB gene encoding tryptophan synthase subunit beta: MNQPVPPNSFRTGPDEQGMFGIFGGRFVAETLMPLILDLQDHWDKAKNDPAFKAELQALSTHYAGRPSKLYHAEGLSRHLGGAKIYFKREDLNHTGSHKINNCLGQILLAKRMGRKRIIAETGAGQHGVASATVAARFGYPCVVYMGATDVERQKPNVFRMKLLGAEVKPVSAGHGTLKDAMNEALRDWVTNVEDTYYLIGTAAGPHPYPELVREFQSVIGTEAREQILEREGRLPDVVIAAVGGGSNAIGIFHPFLDDKDVRIIGIEAGGRGLDGAEHCASMNAGKPGVLHGNRTYLLQNEDGQILDGHSISAGLDYPGVGPEHSWLRDSGRVDYLPILDDEAMEAFQLTTRTEGIIPALESAHAIAHAMKIAPGMRKDEIIIVNLSGRGDKDVHTVAGMMGMEI; this comes from the coding sequence GTGAACCAGCCCGTGCCGCCAAATTCGTTCCGCACCGGTCCCGACGAGCAAGGCATGTTCGGCATTTTCGGCGGTCGTTTCGTTGCCGAAACGCTGATGCCGCTGATCCTGGATCTTCAGGATCACTGGGACAAGGCGAAGAATGATCCCGCATTCAAGGCCGAACTCCAGGCGCTCTCGACGCACTATGCCGGCCGGCCATCGAAGCTCTACCACGCGGAGGGCCTGTCCAGGCATCTCGGCGGCGCGAAAATCTACTTCAAGCGCGAAGATTTGAACCACACTGGTTCGCACAAGATCAATAACTGCCTCGGCCAGATCCTGCTGGCCAAGCGCATGGGCCGCAAGCGCATCATCGCGGAGACGGGCGCCGGTCAGCATGGCGTCGCCTCCGCAACCGTCGCCGCGCGGTTCGGTTACCCGTGCGTGGTCTATATGGGCGCGACAGATGTCGAGCGGCAGAAGCCCAACGTCTTCCGCATGAAGCTGCTGGGCGCGGAAGTGAAGCCCGTCTCGGCTGGGCACGGCACCTTGAAGGACGCCATGAACGAGGCGCTTCGCGACTGGGTGACCAATGTCGAGGACACCTATTACCTGATCGGCACGGCCGCCGGACCGCATCCCTATCCGGAACTGGTGCGGGAGTTCCAGTCGGTGATCGGCACGGAGGCCCGAGAGCAGATTCTCGAGCGCGAGGGCAGGCTGCCGGACGTCGTCATCGCGGCGGTTGGTGGCGGCTCCAACGCGATCGGCATCTTCCACCCCTTCCTCGACGATAAAGACGTCAGGATCATCGGCATCGAGGCCGGCGGACGGGGGCTCGACGGCGCCGAACACTGTGCCTCGATGAATGCCGGCAAGCCCGGCGTGCTGCACGGCAACCGCACATACCTGCTTCAGAACGAAGACGGCCAGATTCTGGACGGCCATTCGATCTCGGCCGGCCTCGATTATCCCGGTGTCGGCCCGGAGCATTCCTGGCTGCGCGACAGCGGCCGCGTCGACTACCTGCCGATCCTCGATGACGAGGCTATGGAAGCGTTTCAGCTCACGACCCGCACCGAAGGCATCATCCCGGCGCTCGAATCCGCGCATGCCATCGCCCACGCCATGAAGATCGCGCCCGGCATGAGGAAGGACGAGATCATCATCGTCAACCTCTCCGGCCGCGGCGACAAGGACGTGCACACCGTGGCCGGCATGATGGGCATGGAGATTTGA
- a CDS encoding phosphoribosylanthranilate isomerase: protein MTLDIKICGLKTPEALDAALDGGASHVGFIFFPKSPRNIAPAEAGVLRARARGRAQSVAVTVDADDAFLDAIVEAMAPDMLQLHGRETPERTAAIKARYGLPVMKAFSISEADDLAAIEPFLGVADRFLFDAKPPKGSELPGGNGVTFDWTILAALDPGIDYMLSGGLTAANIRDALALANPPGIDVSSGVESAPGVKDAASIADFFKAVRAARAIAA from the coding sequence ATGACCCTCGACATCAAAATCTGTGGCCTCAAGACCCCCGAAGCGCTGGACGCGGCGCTCGATGGCGGTGCTTCGCATGTCGGCTTCATCTTCTTTCCCAAGAGCCCGCGAAACATCGCGCCGGCGGAAGCGGGCGTGCTTCGCGCGCGCGCCAGGGGCAGGGCGCAATCCGTCGCGGTGACCGTCGATGCCGACGACGCATTTCTGGATGCGATCGTCGAAGCGATGGCGCCCGATATGCTTCAGCTTCACGGCCGCGAAACGCCGGAACGCACCGCCGCGATCAAGGCGCGCTACGGCCTGCCGGTCATGAAGGCGTTTTCGATCAGCGAGGCGGACGATCTTGCAGCGATCGAGCCGTTCCTGGGCGTCGCGGACCGGTTTCTGTTCGACGCGAAGCCGCCCAAGGGCTCCGAGTTGCCCGGCGGCAACGGCGTCACCTTCGACTGGACCATTCTCGCCGCCCTTGACCCGGGCATCGATTACATGCTTTCGGGTGGGCTGACCGCCGCCAATATCCGCGATGCGCTGGCGCTCGCCAACCCGCCCGGCATCGACGTTTCGTCGGGCGTGGAAAGCGCGCCGGGCGTCAAGGATGCGGCATCGATAGCAGACTTCTTCAAGGCCGTCAGAGCCGCACGCGCGATCGCAGCCTGA
- a CDS encoding M48 family metallopeptidase: protein MVFGFLRPSKPAPRPRAAPLERVHVVANRELPLRIVENDRAKRLTLRIDTGGRGLRITVPPGVARGEVERFLDRHQGWLETKLANVPDRPQVRPGVKLPLRGVPHLIVHEPGKRGTVTLDVHDGKPVIVVHGDRRHLGRRLSDFLKREAKRDIEPLVGKHTASVGRAAKAVRFKDTSSRWGSCTSDGNLSFSWRIMMAPPTVIDYLVAHEVAHLKEMNHGPKFWKLCKELCPRTEEARAWLKRNGSALQAIAFE, encoded by the coding sequence ATGGTCTTCGGCTTTCTCCGCCCGTCAAAACCCGCTCCCCGACCACGCGCCGCACCGCTCGAGCGCGTGCATGTCGTCGCCAACCGCGAACTGCCGCTGCGCATCGTCGAAAACGACCGCGCCAAGCGGCTGACCCTGCGCATCGACACGGGCGGGCGAGGCTTGCGCATCACCGTGCCGCCGGGCGTGGCGCGCGGCGAGGTCGAGCGCTTTCTCGATCGGCATCAGGGCTGGCTCGAGACCAAGCTCGCCAACGTCCCGGACAGGCCGCAAGTGCGTCCCGGCGTCAAGCTGCCGTTGCGCGGCGTTCCGCATCTGATCGTTCACGAACCGGGCAAGCGGGGCACCGTGACGCTCGATGTTCATGACGGCAAGCCCGTCATCGTCGTCCACGGCGACCGGCGCCATCTGGGGCGTCGCCTGTCCGATTTCCTCAAGCGCGAGGCCAAGCGCGACATCGAACCGCTGGTGGGCAAGCACACCGCATCCGTCGGCCGCGCCGCGAAGGCCGTGCGCTTCAAGGATACGTCGTCACGCTGGGGATCGTGCACGTCGGACGGCAACCTCTCCTTTTCGTGGCGCATCATGATGGCCCCGCCGACAGTGATCGACTACCTCGTCGCCCACGAGGTTGCGCATCTGAAGGAGATGAACCACGGCCCGAAATTCTGGAAGCTGTGCAAGGAACTGTGCCCGCGCACCGAAGAAGCCCGCGCCTGGCTCAAGCGCAACGGCAGCGCGCTGCAGGCCATCGCGTTCGAGTGA
- a CDS encoding DUF2852 domain-containing protein: MTKTALIRPAWTPATIALMVVGFMVFWPLGLAMLAYILWGDRLEDYKGEWSKARNNFFGSCRKGAHMHARTGNVAFDDWRTKELERLAEERRKLEEMREEFDSYARELRRAKDQEEFDRFMSQRSRNTPARNEPKGEGLLDD; encoded by the coding sequence ATGACCAAGACCGCTTTGATCCGTCCTGCGTGGACGCCCGCAACCATCGCGCTGATGGTCGTCGGTTTCATGGTGTTCTGGCCGCTGGGTCTCGCCATGCTCGCCTACATTCTCTGGGGCGACCGCCTCGAGGACTACAAGGGTGAGTGGAGCAAGGCCCGCAACAATTTCTTCGGCTCTTGCCGCAAGGGAGCGCACATGCACGCACGGACCGGTAACGTCGCATTCGACGACTGGCGCACGAAGGAACTGGAGCGCCTTGCGGAAGAGCGCCGCAAGCTCGAAGAAATGCGCGAGGAGTTCGACTCCTATGCCCGCGAACTTCGCCGGGCGAAGGATCAGGAAGAGTTCGACCGCTTCATGTCGCAGCGTTCGCGCAACACGCCGGCCCGCAACGAGCCCAAGGGCGAAGGCCTGCTCGACGACTGA